From the Solanum stenotomum isolate F172 chromosome 4, ASM1918654v1, whole genome shotgun sequence genome, one window contains:
- the LOC125862412 gene encoding SUMO-conjugating enzyme SCE1-like, with the protein MSDGIARGRLAEERKSWRKNHPHGFVARPETGADGSVNLMVWHCSIPGKAKTDWEGGFYPITMNFSEDFPSKPPKCKFPQGFFHPNVYPSGTICLSILNEDSGWRPAITVKQILVGIQDLLDQPNPSDPAQTEGFQLYMQDGAEYKKRVRQQAKQYPALV; encoded by the exons ATGTCTGACGGAATCGCACGTGGTCGTCTTGCTGAGGAGCGCAAATCATGGCGGAAGAATCATCCACAT GGTTTTGTGGCTAGGCCGGAAACTGGTGCAGATGGGTCTGTCAATTTGATGGTGTGGCATTGTTCTATCCCTGGAAAAGCCAAG ACTGACTGGGAAGGCGGCTTCTATCCAATAACAATGAACTTCAGCGAAGACTTCCCTAGCAAACCACCCAAGTGCAAGTTTCCTCAAGGTTTCTTTCATCCTAATGTCTATCCATCGGGAACAATATGTTTGTCTATCCTCAATGAGGACAGT gggtgGAGGCCTGCCATTACAGTTAAACAAATTTTGGTGGGCATCCAAGATTTGCTTGATCAGCCAAACCCCAGTGATCCAGCACAAACAGAAGGTTTTCAGCTATACATGCAG GATGGTGCTGAGTACAAGAAACGAGTGAGACAGCAGGCCAAGCAGTATCCAGCTCTTGTCTAA